From one Magnolia sinica isolate HGM2019 chromosome 18, MsV1, whole genome shotgun sequence genomic stretch:
- the LOC131232865 gene encoding DNA-directed RNA polymerases II, IV and V subunit 6A-like: protein MADEDYNDDIGAYDDEPPEPEPEEGAEEDVENNNEEAPDAFVGTEGEEKEEEQPVQRPRKTSKYMTKYERARILGTRALQISMNAPVMVELEGETDPLEIAMKELRERKIPFTIRRYLPDGSYEDWGVDELIVEDSWKRQVGGD from the exons aTGGCTGACGAAGACTACAACGACGACATCGGGGC ATATGATGATGAGCCGCCAGAACCTGAGCCTGAG GAAGGAGCAGAAGAGGATGTAGAAAATAATAACGAAGAGGCTCCTGATGCTTTTGTTGGGACTGAAGGTGAGGAGAAAGAGGAGGAGCAACCAGTACAACGTCCTCGGAAGACATCAAAATACATGACGAAGTATGAGCGTGCAAGAATCTTGGGCACCCGCGCCCTGCAGATCAG CATGAATGCCCCAGTGATGGTTGAGTTGGAGGGTGAGACTGATCCGCTGGAG ATTGCAATGAAAGAGCTTCGGGAGCGCAAGATACCATTTACGATCCGTCGCTATTTGCCAGATGGAAG TTATGAGGACTGGGGGGTTGATGAGCTGATTGTAGAAGACTCTTGGAAGAGGCAAGTTGGAGGTGACTGA